In Gemmatimonadaceae bacterium, the following proteins share a genomic window:
- a CDS encoding GMC family oxidoreductase, producing MQETQYDAIVVGSGIAGGWAAKELTEKGLRVLLLERGKNIEHIKDYVNARKGTWEYPHRGRRTQKMYNEYPVLRRDYPLNETNLDWWERDDESPYTEVKRFDWYRGYHVGGRSLLWGRQSYRLSDIDFTANVKDGIATDWPIRYADIAPWYDYVEQFAGISGSNEGLEQLPDGKLQPAFPLNCGEEQVAGKLKTKFGGTRRIIPGRVANITQPLPGRNQCQLRNACWLGCPYGGYFSTQSSTLPAAMKTGKLTLKPWSIVTEVIYDKDAKRAKGVRVLDATNNQTVDYSAKIVFLCASALNSTWLLMRSATELWPGGLGSSSGELGHNLMDHHFRLGASGDLEGLDDQYYYGRRPTGFYIPRFRNIGRDKREYLRGFGYQGSASREGWDRAVAELGVGGAFKDAMAQPGQWTIGATAFGEMLPDHKNMISIDETKKDKWGLPVLKIDCAIGENERKMRKDMTADMAEMLEASGVKNVHTYDGGYWPGMGIHEMGTARMGTDAKNSVLNKHNQVWDAPNVFVTDGAAMTSAACVNPSLTYMALTARAAAFAVEALNKREL from the coding sequence GTGCAAGAGACGCAGTACGATGCGATCGTCGTCGGCTCAGGGATCGCTGGCGGATGGGCCGCCAAGGAGCTGACGGAGAAGGGGCTCCGCGTCCTCCTGCTCGAGCGGGGGAAGAACATCGAGCACATCAAGGACTACGTGAACGCGCGGAAGGGGACGTGGGAGTATCCCCATCGCGGGCGTCGCACGCAGAAGATGTACAACGAGTACCCCGTGCTGCGGCGCGACTACCCGCTCAACGAGACCAACCTCGACTGGTGGGAGCGAGACGACGAGTCGCCGTACACCGAGGTCAAGCGCTTCGACTGGTATCGCGGCTATCACGTGGGCGGGCGTTCGCTGTTGTGGGGGCGGCAGAGCTATCGCTTGAGCGACATCGACTTCACGGCGAACGTCAAGGACGGGATCGCCACCGACTGGCCCATCCGCTACGCCGACATTGCGCCGTGGTACGACTATGTCGAGCAGTTCGCCGGGATCTCCGGGTCGAACGAAGGGCTCGAGCAGCTCCCCGACGGCAAGTTGCAGCCGGCCTTCCCGCTCAATTGCGGTGAAGAGCAGGTGGCGGGGAAGCTCAAGACCAAGTTCGGTGGCACGCGCCGCATCATTCCCGGACGGGTGGCCAACATCACGCAGCCGCTGCCGGGGCGCAACCAGTGCCAACTGCGAAATGCCTGCTGGCTCGGCTGCCCCTACGGCGGCTACTTCAGCACGCAGTCGTCGACGCTTCCGGCGGCGATGAAGACCGGGAAGCTCACGCTCAAGCCGTGGTCCATTGTCACCGAAGTCATCTACGACAAGGACGCCAAGCGCGCCAAGGGGGTGCGGGTCCTCGACGCGACGAACAACCAGACGGTCGACTACTCGGCGAAGATCGTCTTCCTCTGCGCCTCGGCGCTCAACTCCACCTGGCTCCTGATGCGCTCGGCCACCGAGTTATGGCCCGGCGGGTTGGGCTCCAGCTCTGGCGAGTTAGGGCACAACCTGATGGACCATCACTTCAGGCTGGGCGCATCGGGTGACCTCGAGGGACTGGACGACCAGTACTACTACGGGCGCCGCCCCACCGGCTTCTACATCCCGCGCTTCCGCAACATCGGGCGCGACAAGCGCGAGTACCTGCGCGGCTTCGGCTACCAGGGGAGCGCGAGCCGCGAGGGGTGGGATCGCGCGGTGGCTGAACTTGGCGTGGGCGGGGCGTTCAAGGACGCGATGGCGCAGCCCGGGCAGTGGACCATCGGGGCGACCGCCTTTGGCGAGATGCTCCCCGACCACAAGAACATGATCTCGATCGACGAGACGAAGAAGGACAAGTGGGGGCTCCCGGTCCTCAAGATCGACTGCGCCATTGGCGAGAACGAGCGCAAGATGCGCAAGGACATGACCGCCGACATGGCCGAGATGCTGGAGGCGAGCGGCGTGAAGAACGTGCACACGTACGACGGCGGCTACTGGCCGGGGATGGGGATCCACGAGATGGGGACGGCGCGCATGGGGACCGACGCCAAGAACTCGGTGCTCAACAAGCACAACCAGGTGTGGGACGCGCCGAACGTCTTCGTGACCGACGGGGCGGCGATGACGTCGGCGGCATGCGTGAACCCGTCGCTGACCTACATGGCGCTGACGGCGCGCGCGGCGGCATTTGCCGTCGAGGCGCTCAACAAGCGCGAGTTGTGA
- a CDS encoding gluconate 2-dehydrogenase subunit 3 family protein, with the protein MPDEMTPQFVIDRREAIRRVSAMLGGAAFIGGTSLLAACTREPAAKVDSAVATAAGATPEPPLTMFTAEEVAYLDEIAETILPRTATPGAKDARTGRFMGVMVQDCYKPEDQEIFKQGLATINDACTKAHGHGFMQATPEHRTEILTAIDKEAKDYQDKKKDDDPNHYFRMIKELTLLGFFTSEVGMTKVLRYAETPGRYDPCVPYAKGETIWASHA; encoded by the coding sequence ATGCCTGACGAGATGACGCCGCAGTTCGTGATCGACCGCCGCGAGGCGATCCGTCGCGTGAGCGCGATGCTGGGCGGGGCCGCCTTCATTGGCGGGACCTCCCTCCTGGCCGCGTGCACCAGGGAGCCCGCGGCCAAGGTGGACAGCGCCGTCGCCACCGCGGCAGGTGCAACGCCCGAGCCGCCGCTGACCATGTTCACCGCCGAGGAGGTGGCCTACCTCGACGAGATCGCCGAGACCATCCTCCCGCGCACCGCGACACCGGGGGCCAAGGACGCCAGGACGGGGCGCTTCATGGGCGTGATGGTGCAGGACTGCTACAAGCCGGAAGACCAGGAGATCTTCAAGCAGGGGCTGGCGACGATCAACGACGCCTGCACCAAGGCGCACGGCCACGGCTTCATGCAGGCCACGCCGGAACACCGCACCGAGATCCTGACAGCGATCGACAAGGAAGCGAAGGACTATCAGGACAAGAAGAAGGACGACGATCCGAACCACTACTTCCGAATGATCAAGGAGCTGACGCTGCTCGGCTTCTTCACGTCGGAGGTGGGGATGACGAAGGTGCTGCGGTACGCGGAGACGCCCGGGCGGTATGATCCGTGTGTGCCGTACGCGAAGGGGGAGACGATCTGGGCGAGTCACGCCTGA